A stretch of Lathyrus oleraceus cultivar Zhongwan6 chromosome 6, CAAS_Psat_ZW6_1.0, whole genome shotgun sequence DNA encodes these proteins:
- the LOC127096552 gene encoding F-box only protein 8-like: protein MDYQQKLSPPFNKWSDSKVSRKYIDDDVAFHVLSKLPIKSLKRFGCVRKSWSILFQNSHFINMFRNHFISHRNSDNHHTYLLIFKRDCADRYHPELHLLDSRIKLTLPPPFQEDDFYLNILGKTSVNGIFCIGRNYEGGDSNKVKYVLWNPAIEEFVVIPPSPDELVPKHPRLRVFHDFHGFGYDQVRDDFKVIQYVTFDSSSCNDYDPDSPPPQGIMYFSFFEIYSLRNNSWKILHMDDMAQWYVGNAFYGEELYMNGACHWLVRGKHDQIFMMSFDMSHEVFFTTPIDERSVLNDGHLTALNGSIAFIINHDKNNIFHISILGELGVKESWIKLFICGPMPSIDWPPIGFGKKGYIFFRKIDNELAYVDLSTQIFEELGIKGEDYCCYTGLYKESLLSIGGSSN from the coding sequence ATGGATTATCAGCAGAAGCTATCACCGCCGTTCAACAAGTGGTCTGATTCAAAGGTTAGCAGAAAGTATATTGACGATGATGTTGCCTTCCATGTTCTTTCAAAACTTCCCATTAAATCATTGAAGCGTTTTGGTTGTGTACGCAAATCATGgtccattttatttcaaaattcTCATTTCATCAATATGTTCCGCAACCATTTCATATCTCATAGGAATTCCGACAATCATCATACATATCTTCTCATATTTAAACGTGATTGTGCTGATCGTTACCATCCTGAATTGCATTTGCTCGATAGTAGAATCAAATTAACTTTGCCACCTCCATTTCAAGAGGATGACTTTTATCTTAATATTTTGGGAAAAACAAGTGTTAACGGTATTTTTTGTATCGGGAGAAATTATGAAGGGGGAGATTCTAATAAGGTCAAATATGTATTGTGGAACCCAGCTATTGAAGAATTCGTTGTCATTCCTCCTAGCCCCGATGAGCTTGTACCAAAACACCCCCGCCTTCGCGTGTTTCATGACTTTCATGGGTTTGGTTATGACCAAGTAAGAGATGACTTTAAGGTCATTCAATATGTAACATTTGATAGCTCAAGTTGTAATGACTATGACCCTGATTCTCCTCCACCACAAGGTATAATGTATTTCTCCTTTTTTGAGATATATAGTCTAAGAAATAATTCTTGGAAGATACTCCACATGGACGATATGGCTCAATGGTATGTTGGTAACGCATTTTATGGGGAGGAATTGTACATGAATGGTGCATGTCATTGGTTGGTTAGGGGTAAACATGATCAAATATTTATGATGTCATTTGACATGAGTCATGAGGTGTTCTTTACAACACCCATTGATGAAAGATCTGTTTTGAATGATGGACACTTGACGGCGTTAAATGGATCAATTGCTTTTATCATAAATCATGACAAGAATAATATTTTTCACATATCTATTTTGGGTGAACTCGGTGTGAAAGAATCATGGATCAAACTATTTATTTGTGGCCCCATGCCTTCCATTGACTGGCCCCCAATTGGATTTGGGAAGAAGGGATacattttttttagaaaaatagATAATGAGCTAGCCTATGTCGACTTGAGCACCCAAATATTTGAGGAGCTTGGGATTAAAGGAGAAGATTATTGTTGTTATACCGGACTTTACAAGGAAAGCCTTCTTTCGATTGGAGGATCAAGTAACtag